One segment of Cyanobium sp. ATX 6F1 DNA contains the following:
- a CDS encoding radical SAM protein has protein sequence MAQGPLDQLGRPLGVLRLSLTARCNLACPYCCPEGEDPPELLSQGERVQLVETAVSLGVHTLRLTGGEP, from the coding sequence ATGGCGCAAGGTCCCCTGGATCAGCTCGGCCGGCCCCTGGGGGTGCTGCGCCTGTCGCTCACAGCCCGCTGCAACCTGGCTTGCCCCTACTGCTGCCCGGAGGGGGAAGATCCACCTGAGCTGCTCAGCCAGGGCGAGCGCGTTCAGCTCGTGGAGACGGCCGTATCCCTTGGGGTGCACACCCTGCGACTCACCGGTGGTGAGCCCT
- a CDS encoding molybdenum cofactor guanylyltransferase — protein MDPRTMPPLRTCLLSGGESRRMGRDKALLPHPEGGSWLERSLRLLALAGAPITVLSRHPSHLDLARAIAPSLAVPLEILEEPAPWEGPLRALARLMEHHPGALLLLCPVDMPWLDGDSLDILCQEAHRDPGQVLVAHDGERLQPLLGIYPADRQQRASLQAHLALGRRSLQGWLEAVGARSVPLPAAPLRNANDPAAAAALWP, from the coding sequence TTGGACCCGCGGACCATGCCCCCCCTGCGGACCTGCCTGCTCAGTGGCGGCGAGAGCCGCCGCATGGGCCGCGACAAGGCCCTGCTGCCCCACCCGGAAGGGGGCAGCTGGCTGGAGCGCAGCCTGCGCTTGCTGGCCCTGGCTGGCGCCCCGATCACTGTGCTCAGCCGGCACCCCAGCCACCTCGATCTGGCCCGGGCCATCGCCCCCTCCCTGGCGGTGCCCCTGGAGATCCTCGAAGAACCGGCCCCCTGGGAGGGGCCCCTGCGGGCCCTGGCCCGGCTGATGGAGCACCACCCAGGTGCCTTGTTGCTGCTCTGCCCCGTCGACATGCCCTGGCTGGATGGCGACAGCCTCGACATCCTCTGCCAGGAAGCGCATCGCGACCCCGGGCAGGTGCTGGTGGCCCACGATGGCGAACGCCTGCAGCCGCTGCTGGGGATCTACCCCGCCGATCGACAGCAGCGGGCCTCGCTTCAGGCGCACCTCGCCCTGGGCCGCCGCAGCCTGCAGGGCTGGCTGGAGGCGGTGGGCGCCCGCAGCGTGCCCCTGCCGGCCGCCCCCCTGCGCAACGCCAACGACCCCGCCGCCGCCGCCGCGCTCTGGCCCTAG
- the cynS gene encoding cyanase produces the protein MAAASVPSELTTTLLAAKRRLGLSFADLGALIGTDEVWVASLLHGQAMATAQEASTLLTALQLEASLLEELTAYPLKGALNPVIPTDPLLYRFFEILQVYGLPLKDVIQEKFGDGIMSAIDFTLHVDRVEDPKGDRVKVTMNGKFLPYRKW, from the coding sequence ATGGCCGCCGCTTCGGTCCCTTCCGAGCTCACCACCACGCTGCTGGCGGCCAAGCGTCGGCTTGGTTTGAGCTTCGCTGATCTGGGCGCTCTGATCGGCACCGATGAGGTCTGGGTGGCGAGCCTGCTGCATGGCCAGGCGATGGCGACCGCCCAGGAGGCCTCCACGTTGCTGACGGCTCTGCAGCTCGAGGCCTCCCTGCTCGAAGAGCTCACCGCCTACCCGCTCAAGGGTGCCCTCAATCCGGTGATTCCCACCGATCCGCTGCTCTACCGCTTCTTTGAAATCCTGCAGGTCTATGGGTTGCCGCTCAAGGACGTGATCCAGGAAAAGTTCGGCGACGGCATCATGTCGGCGATCGACTTCACCCTCCATGTCGATCGGGTGGAGGACCCCAAGGGCGATCGGGTGAAGGTGACAATGAATGGCAAGTTCCTGCCCTACCGCAAGTGGTGA